One Candidatus Effluviviaceae Genus V sp. DNA window includes the following coding sequences:
- a CDS encoding tetratricopeptide repeat protein, with amino-acid sequence DPTLPDAYFNRGRVYEALGRPSEARRQYLLALELDQTFLPARRALASH; translated from the coding sequence CCGACCCCACGCTCCCCGACGCCTACTTCAACCGCGGCCGCGTCTACGAGGCACTCGGCCGGCCGAGCGAGGCCAGGCGGCAGTATCTGCTCGCACTTGAGCTCGACCAGACCTTTCTGCCCGCGCGAAGAGCGCTGGCATCGCACTGA